In Sciurus carolinensis chromosome 13, mSciCar1.2, whole genome shotgun sequence, a genomic segment contains:
- the LOC124963747 gene encoding small ubiquitin-related modifier 2-like, whose translation MADEKPKEGVKTENNNHITLKEVGQDGSAVHFKMKRQTPLSKLMKFYCERQLEIEDEDSMDVFQQQTGGVY comes from the exons ATGGCCGACGAAAAGCCTAAGGAAGGAGTCAAGACTGAGAACAATAATCATATTACCTTGAAGGAGGTGGGGCAGGATGGTTCTGCGGTGCACTTTAAGATGAAGAGGCAGACACCACTTAGTAAACTAATGAAGTTCTACTGTGAACGACAG CTGGAAATAGAGGATGAAGATTCAATGGATGTGTTCCAGCAGCAGACAGGAGGTGTCTACTAA